AATAATTGTTTCTAATAATGTTCATTCAGCAATAGATATTTTGTCAAGAGTGAAAGGTTTGATCGGTAAAAAAAGTTTAAGTAACGACGAATGCATGTTCTTTCCAAATTGTAATTCCATACACACCTTTTTTATGTCAGTCGATATTGGATTGATATTAATTGATTCAAAATTCAGGGTTGTTAAAATTGTAGCACTGTTAAAACCTTACCGCATAATATTGCCGATATTATCTGCAAAACATGTAATTGAAGTATCACCCGAATTTACTCTGAAAAATGTATCACACGGTGATGTTTTAGAACTAAAACAGTGCAAGTAATTGCGCATTGTGTGTAGTTTGGTGCAATTTGTGCGTTTTCATATTAAAAATCTGTGAATTAAGTAA
The sequence above is a segment of the Elusimicrobiota bacterium genome. Coding sequences within it:
- a CDS encoding DUF192 domain-containing protein, whose product is MQLVNHTRKIIVSNNVHSAIDILSRVKGLIGKKSLSNDECMFFPNCNSIHTFFMSVDIGLILIDSKFRVVKIVALLKPYRIILPILSAKHVIEVSPEFTLKNVSHGDVLELKQCK